One Myxococcales bacterium genomic window, ACTTGGCGAGGACCTTCCCTTTGGTCTCATCCACGATGGCCACGTTGAACACTTGGGCCGACAGTCGCGACGAGTCGCCGCCGTAGCCCGAGCTCTGCACCAGCGGATCGCCTGAGAACGTGAGCGTCTGCGGCAAGAAGAGGCGCCCCTCCGTGAGCCCCTGCCCCTTCACGAGCGCGTAGGTTTGCCCCGCCACGCGGCCTTTGAGCTCGGAGACCGTGTCGCCGCCTGTGAAGCTCTCCTCACCGGCGGCGAGCTTGAGCGTGCGGACGGCGCCGTCGGCGTCGATGACCGAGAGGCCGCCGCCGGTCACGTGTGACACGTACGCGTGCCGACCGTCGGCCGCGACGCTGATGGCGCGCGCCTCGGCGCCAAGCGCCACGCGCTCGCGCACCGCCATGGTGGAGGTGTCGACGAACGCCACGGAGCGCCCCCACGCGCTCGCCACGAAGAGTGTCGAATCGTCGGGCGCGAGGGCGAGCGCGACGGGCTCGGCGGCGACGGCGATCTGCGAGCGCGCACGGAACGGCTCGCGAAGTCCTGCGCTCGGGACCATCACATCGACGCGCGCGCGATCGCGGAGCGCGACGGCGATGCTCCCGTCGGCGAGCACCAAGAGCTGACCCGGGCGCCCGTCCAAGGGCGTCGCGCCAAGCTCTTCTTGCGTCTTCGCGTCGATGACGCGCAGGAGGTTCTCATCCTCGTCGGCCACGTACACGAGCGAGCGACCCTCGCTGGCGTTCGCGTTCGCGCTAGCGTTCGCGCCGGCGTTCGCAGTCGATGTTTCGGCGACGGCCGCACCAAGGCTCACGGTGGCGCCCTCGCGGTGCGATCCCACGCGCGCGAGGAAGGCGGGAGCCGCCACCGCGCGCGGCGGCGCGACCCTCATCGCGCTCGAGGGTGCTCGCGAGATGGGGGCGACGCCGCACGCGCTGGCCGCGCAAACGCAGGCCAGGAGGCCCAGCGTCGGGCGCAAGGCCCGTGCGCCCAGGCCTAGGCCCCGCCCCAGCCGCCGCCTCGGCTTCGGCGATGCGCCGCCCTCGTTGGCCTGGTCCCCCGCATCCCCCACACCCGTGACGACCTCACCCGTTTTCATTGCAGCTCGAACGCCGAGGCAGGGCAGGCCTCTTCCAAGGTATCTTGCCGACCATGGCGTTTTTGGGTGTGACGGACCGTTTGAACGAGAGCGTGGCGGCCATTCGCCTACGAGTCGGCGGCAGCGGAACCAGCGCGGCCAGCCCCGCCGTCGCTGGCCCCGTTGTCGGGGTCGTTCTCGGCAGCGGCTTGGGCTCTTTCGCGGACAGCCTCACGAACCTCGTGAAGGTTCCTTATTCCGAGATTCCCCATTTTGCCTCGTCCAAGGTCGTGGGCCATGCCGGCAACCTGTGCTTCGGCACCGTGTCCGGCGTGCCCGTCGTGTGCATGCAGGGCCGGGTTCACCTCTACGAGGGCCACCCCGTCGCCGACGTCGTGCACGGCGCGCGCACCATGGCGAAGCTCGGCGTTCGCTGCGTGCTCGTCACCAACGCCGCCGGCGGCCTCGACCCGTCTTGGGCGGCCGGCGATCTCATGCTCGTCCGCGACCACTTGAACCTCACGGGCACGTCGCCGCTCTTGGGCGAGAACCCCGAAGCTCTCGGCCCTCGCTTCCCCGACATGTCGAAGGCCTATGAGCCGGCGCTCGCCGACGCGCTCCGCCGCGTCGCGAAGCGTGCAACCATCACGCTTCGCGAGGGCGTCTACGCGGGGCTCCTGGGGCCCCAATACGAGACGCCGGCGGAGGTGCGCATGGTCGGCGCGCTCGGCGCGCAGGCCGTTGGCATGAGCACGGTGCTCGAGGTCATCGCGCTCCGTCACATGGGCGTCGCCGTGGGAGCCATGAGCTGCATCACGAACCTCGCCGCGGGCATCTCGCCGACGTTGCTCGACCACAAGGAGGTCGAAGCGACGGCGCGCGCGCGGCGCGCCGACTTGGCCACGCTGCTCAGCGGCTGGATTGAAGAGGCTGGTGCACTCTACAAGGAGAGTAAAGCGTGACGAAGAAGAAGCTCGCCATCGCCGTCGATCCCCTCGACGGCATCTTCGAACGACTCGTCGAAGCGGCCACGCGCGCTCGCGGCCGAGCCTACGCGCCGTACTCGCGCTACCGCGTCGGCGCCGCCATCGCGACCGAGAGCGGCGTGCTCTACGCCGGCTGCAACGTGGAAAACGCGTCGTTCCCGGCGGGTATTTGCGCGGAGCGCGGCGCCATCGCTGCGATGGTCGCCGCCGGCGAGAGGAAGCCCATCGCGTGCGCCATCGTGACCGGCGGCAAGGTGCCCGCGGCGCCCTGCGGGATGTGTCGCCAGGTGCTCGTGGAGTTCGCGCGCGAGCTTCCGATCTTGCTCGTGGGCCTGACGACGGGCGGCGAACCGGTGAAAAGGCGCGTGGAGCTCGCCAAGCTCTTGCCCGACGTCTTCGAGCTCGCGCCACGAAAGTAGGACAGTTGCCCCTGAGGGGACACGCCCCCTCGGGCGGGGCGTCGACCCCGAAGGTCGCGGGTCGGGGCGGACGGAATCGGCGGCTTTTGCACCGCGGCGCCTTGGCTCGGACCGTGCTTCTCTTCACCAAGTTGGGGACCCTTCATCATGCTTAAGCGCACCCACACGGCTCTCCGTTTTGCAGCAGGACTGCTCGTTCCTGCCCTCCTCGGGCCAGGTGTTCTGAGTGCGACGGCGAGCGGCTGCAGCGCCGCGGAAGAGAAGGCCGGCGACCTCGGCGTCTCGGCGATCCTCTTCGTGAAGCGCGAGCACACGACCCAGACGCCGGAAGGCATCAGCGTGAACGTCGCCGGCGGCCAAGCGCAGGTCATCGACTACGACCGCTACGTGCCCGGCGGCAGCCTCAACATGCTGAAGCCCGCGCGCGCCGACGGCAAGCTCATCAACCTCACGGCCGAGTTCCCGGAGGCCGACTTCAACGGTGTCGCCGTCTCCTTCGACGGCAAGCAGGCGGTCTTCTCCATGAAGAAGAACGCCAACGACCACTACCACCTCTACACGGTGCAGCTCGACGGCGATCGCTTCGAGCTTCACCAGAAGACCGCCGGCGACCAAGACGACTTCACACCCGAATACCTGCCCGGCGGCCGCATCGTCTTCGTGACGAACCAGATGTACACCGAGATGGGCACGCGAGCCGACGAGTACGAGCACTCGCGGTCGGTGACCCAGCTCGCGACGATCTCGGTCGACGGCGGCGACGCCGACCGTCGCCTCTTCTCCCAGAACCTTTCGCACACCGTCGCTCCGTTCGTTCGCCACGACGGCAAGGTCGGCTACTCGCGCTGGGAGCACGTCGCCAACGTGAACGACGTGAAGCTCTTCGCCGCCAACCCCGACGGGACGCAGATGATCGCCGTGGCTGGCCAGCACGGAAAGCCCGCCAACTCGCTCGTCAACGTGCGCGAGATCGAGCCCAACGTGATGGTCGGCATCGGCACGACCCGCAACCGCACGATCCACGCCGGGGCGCTGGTGCGCATCGACGCGCGCAACCACGCCGACCCCGTGTGCCTGGACCCCGCCGCCGACAAGGCTGGCCACGCGTGCCTCGACGAAGAGAACGTGAAGTACGAGATCCTGACGCCCGACGTTCCGACGGGCAACGGGCCGTCACCGGTCGGTCGATACCGCGAGCCGTCGGCGTTGCCCGACGGCCGCTTGCTCGTGTCGTGGGCCGACGGCCCCGTCAACGACTTGAGCGAGCAATCGCGCACGGCGCCCGACTTCGGCATCTACGTCTACGATCCGGCGACCAAGAAGAACAAGCTCGTCTACAACGATCGCGACAAGTGGGATCTCGGCGCCATCGCCGTGGCGCCGCGCAAGGAGCCGCCGATCATCGGCGATCTCCAGCGGCTCGCCGACCCCACCGAGCCCGTGCGTCTCGGCTCCATCGACGTCACCAAAACAAGCCTCGCCGGCGATCGCGTCACCGGCGCGCAGTTCGCCGACACGGGGCTCGTCGAGGCGCTCAAGTCGGCGACGGCGGTCCGCATCCTCGAAGGCTTCTCGAGCGAAGCCGCCAAGGGCGTCACGATGTTCGGCCTGACGATGCACGAGGGCGCGGCCGTGCTCGGCGAGGCGCCCGTCTACGGCGACGGAAGCTGGCTCGCCAACGTGCCGCCCTACGTCCCGGTGCGTCTCCAACCGATCGACAAGTTCGGCATGGCCATTCGGTCGCAGGGCACGTGGATTCAGGGTGTGCCTGGCGAAGATCGGCGCTGCGTGGGTTGCCACGAGCAACGCATCGGGCAAGGCACGCCGCGCTTCGGGCAGAACCCAACGGTCGCCGAGCAGCGGCAGGCGATGGCGTTCATGCAGCCGATCAACGACCGCGTGGAAGTGCCCTGGGACAAGAACGACCTGGGCAAGGGCTTCGTGCAGAAGCTCCTCACCGAGAAGTGCGCGAGCTGCCACAACGCGCAGACGACGTCTTATTACAGCGTCACGATCACCGACCCCGCGTCGGGCGTGACGAAGCCCTACAAGATCCCCACGCTCGACCTCGGCGAGGCGAAGCTCGTGGCCTACTACGATCGCGCGGCGCGCGAATACAACACGTCGTACGTGTCGATCTTCTACCCGGCGGCGCTCGAGATGGAGATGGGCAAGGCCACGGTGGTGGGCACGATTCCGCCCAAGTGGGGCGTCCCCGGCAGCGCCCGCGCCTCGAAGCTCATCGAGAAGCTCAACGTGCGCGCCGCCGACGGGTCGACGGCCTGGCCGACGCCGATGCACCCGGAAGACAAGGGCGAAGCCCACAAGCTCACCGACGAAGAGCGGAGGTTGCTCATCCTCGCGATGGATCTCGGCGGCCAATACTTCGCGCGCCAGAACACGGGCTTCCAGCCGCTCTCGTCGGGCCTCGCCAGCGGGGGAGTGAAGTACTGATGAAGTCGCTCGCCTTCCTCAAGCCCGCGCTCGCGCTCGCCGGCCTCTGCGCCATCGCCCTCGGCGGACGCGTGGCCAGTTCGAACACCGAAATTTCCGTGGGTGGCACCACGGCGGTCTACGGCCAGGTCCCGCCCGATCAGGTCGAGTTCCTCTCCACGAAAGAGCGCATCCTGAGCGTCGCCCGCGGCGGTACGCCGTCGACCATCTGGGAAGCGTTGGAACACGGCGAGCGCGTCGAGTGCATGGAGTGCATTCCAGCCGTCGCGCCGCTCCTCTACGACGACACCGCCGAGACGCGCGAGATCGCGGCCTGGTGGCTGCGCCGACGCATCTTCGGCGTCTTCGGCGAGGGTGAGATCTACCAGCAGACGCTGCAAGTCCTGAAGAGCGACCCGGCGCCCAAGCGGCGCGCGCGCGCTGCGGAGGCCTTGGGCGAATTCTTGGCCACGCCGGGCGTCGACGCCTGCGCCGAAGCCATCGCCAAAGACGGAGAGCCGCTCGTGCGCGCCGCCGCGGCTCGCGCCCTCGGCCGCTTGAACGACGACGGCAAGGGTGCGCTCTCGCAAGCCCTCGTCGACGCGGACAAGACCGTGCGCCTCGCGGCGCTCCGCTCGGCGGGTCGCATCAACGCGTTCAACGACACGACGACGCTCGTGAAGCTCACGGCCGACGGCGACGCCGTCGTTCGCAAGCGAGCGGCCGAGGTGCTCGGCGCGCACCGGGCCAAAGACGCCGTGGGCGCCCTCGTCAACGTGGCGCAGAACGACGCCGACGCAGACGTTCGCGGCGCCGCGTGCCACGCGCTCGGTGCGCTCGGTGACGCCGCGGCGCGTCCCGCCCTCGAGGCGGCGGCGGCGAAGGATCCCAGCACGTTCGTGCGCGACTTGGCGCAGATCGCGCTGCGACGACTCTGAGTATGAGAGGAGGACATCGCTCGAAGACGTGGGCGTAGACGAGAGGCTCGAGCCGCGCACAAGCCTCTGAGGGGGGGCTTGTGGGCGGCCTTGGCGGGGGCCGGGCGCGTTTCGGTGTCCTTGGGATACCGAATGGGCTGACCGAGCCGTGCGGCCATCGAGGCCGAGTTTACGTTCACGTCTTCGGGCGGTGTCCTCCGTGCGATTCGTCGGAGGCGCCGCCCTCGTTGGCCTGTTGGTCGCGCCGTGACGCCGATCCGCGATACCATCTCCCGTCGATGCTCCGCCGCCTCTCGCTTGCTGCCGGCGTCCTCGCTGCCGCCGCATCGCTGCTCGCTTCCTGCGGCGAGAAGAGCGAGGTCACGCGCTCGACCTACTTCGAGCGCACCATCGCTCCAGTGCTCGTGACCTCGTGCGTCCGCACCAACACCGGCGCCGGATGCCACGTCGCGACGCCCAAAGGCAACGCCCTCGGCAACCTCGACACCTCGACCTTCGCCGGTGTCGCCAAGCGCCGCGATCTCTTGCTCGACTACGGCCCCTACGGGCAACCGGCGTTCTTGGTGAAGAACATCCCCAACTTCACCGTCGAGCTCCAGGCGTTCGATGGCCAAAAGGCCTCGCTCACGACGGACATCAAGCACACCGGCGGACCGATCCTCGATCCCACTGGCAGCGCGTATCAGACGCTCCGTCGCTGGATTCAGAACGGCGCAAGCGAGAACAACAGCGGCCCGCCGGCGCAGAACCTCGCGCGGCAGCCTTGCAAGAACGACATTCCGCAGGTCGCCGGTTTCGACGCCGCGCGCGATCCGTCGCGACCCGACTTCGCGCGCTTCAAGAACGACGCGCGGCTAAAGGACACGCTGAAGGTCGGCTGCGCGGCAGGCAACTGCCACGGCGCTCAGTCGAACGACCTCTACCTCACGTGCGGCGACACCGACGAGGGCGTGCGCTGGAACTACTTCGCGGCGCGCCAATACCTGACGCAGACCCCCGAGGGCAGCGAGCTCTTGCGGCGCCCCCTCTCGCCGTCGCAAGGCGGCGCGTACCACGAGGGCGGCGTGATCTTCGATTCGCCGACCGACGAGCGTTACGTCTCCATCCTCGACTGGGCCCGCGAGCACGGCCCGGCGGAGTTCGGGACGCTGGACGCGAATTTCCTCTTCTTCGCCCACAAGGTGCAGCCGGTGCTCGCGAAGAAGGGCTGCATGATGGTCCAGTGCCACTCGGCGTCGCTCTTCCACGACTACCGCCTGCGCGGCGGCTCCGGCGGCAGCTTCTCGCTCTCGGCCACGAAGCGAAACTACGATCTGTCGCTGGCGCAGCTCTCGGTGGAGAGCGTCGACCCGAACGCCAGCCGGCTCATCAAG contains:
- a CDS encoding purine-nucleoside phosphorylase — translated: MAFLGVTDRLNESVAAIRLRVGGSGTSAASPAVAGPVVGVVLGSGLGSFADSLTNLVKVPYSEIPHFASSKVVGHAGNLCFGTVSGVPVVCMQGRVHLYEGHPVADVVHGARTMAKLGVRCVLVTNAAGGLDPSWAAGDLMLVRDHLNLTGTSPLLGENPEALGPRFPDMSKAYEPALADALRRVAKRATITLREGVYAGLLGPQYETPAEVRMVGALGAQAVGMSTVLEVIALRHMGVAVGAMSCITNLAAGISPTLLDHKEVEATARARRADLATLLSGWIEEAGALYKESKA
- a CDS encoding HEAT repeat domain-containing protein — translated: MKSLAFLKPALALAGLCAIALGGRVASSNTEISVGGTTAVYGQVPPDQVEFLSTKERILSVARGGTPSTIWEALEHGERVECMECIPAVAPLLYDDTAETREIAAWWLRRRIFGVFGEGEIYQQTLQVLKSDPAPKRRARAAEALGEFLATPGVDACAEAIAKDGEPLVRAAAARALGRLNDDGKGALSQALVDADKTVRLAALRSAGRINAFNDTTTLVKLTADGDAVVRKRAAEVLGAHRAKDAVGALVNVAQNDADADVRGAACHALGALGDAAARPALEAAAAKDPSTFVRDLAQIALRRL
- a CDS encoding cytidine deaminase; the protein is MFERLVEAATRARGRAYAPYSRYRVGAAIATESGVLYAGCNVENASFPAGICAERGAIAAMVAAGERKPIACAIVTGGKVPAAPCGMCRQVLVEFARELPILLVGLTTGGEPVKRRVELAKLLPDVFELAPRK